In the genome of Diorhabda carinulata isolate Delta chromosome Y, icDioCari1.1, whole genome shotgun sequence, one region contains:
- the LOC130902932 gene encoding uncharacterized protein LOC130902932 has translation MSETLLCIKGSLEIHGAGDVKLANNVGAFLFDSCTYSESAREMETVRDPGIVSAVRAMTCYNQEDSNHMAIAGWNYPKDPILNVSDKSFNLQIPLKHIFSIFNDYSIITCGRQTIRLVRARNDNDCLYITEKNVSGTLSTTTAKINITRVELKVKHIFPNDDIKLNLMKSIQKDQPIVIPFRKWELHELPSITKGARHEVWAVKTSTSVERPRFVIVFFQTGKRNLSTADPTLFDNADVQSIRLSLNGDYWPNERMQLDFAKNDYNEAYFNYTEFYPIYANSTQKRPLLDYSSFKKRALFVIDCSKQEESMKASTVDVKLDIEANIGFPENTKVYCIIIHDCVMEYFPLTEIVKNLN, from the coding sequence ATGAGCGAAACTTTGTTGTGCATTAAAGGTTCGCTTGAAATACACGGAGCTGGTGACGTAAAATTAGCAAATAATGTTGGAGCCTTTCTATTCGATTCATGTACGTACAGTGAAAGTGCCAGGGAAATGGAAACAGTTCGGGATCCTGGAATAGTGAGTGCCGTACGTGCTATGACTTGTTATAACCAAGAAGATTCCAATCATATGGCTATAGCCGGCTGGAATTACCCGAAAGATCCTATTCTGAATGTTAGCGACAAGTCCTTCAACCTTCAAATACCTCTCAAacatattttcagcattttcaacgattattcaattattacatGTGGGCGTCAAACAATACGACTAGTTCGGGCACGAAATGATAATGATTGCTTATATATTACTGAAAAGAATGTCTCTGGAACGCTCTCCACTACAACAgctaaaataaacattacacgCGTTGAGCTAAAAGTTAAACATATCTTTCCTAATGACGacataaaattaaatctcaTGAAATCCATTCAAAAAGATCAACCTATAGTTATTCCATTTAGGAAGTGGGAGTTACACGAATTACCCTCAATTACTAAAGGAGCAAGACATGAAGTTTGGGCTGTCAAGACATCCACTTCAGTTGAAAGACCtcgttttgttattgttttctttcaaaCCGGCAAACGTAACTTGAGTACAGCTGACccgactttatttgacaatgCCGACGTACAAAGTATAAGACTGTCACTTAATGGTGATTATTGGCCCAATGAAAGAATGCAATTGGATTTCGCTAAAAATGATTACAATGAAGCCTATTTTAACTATACTGAATTCTATCCCATCTACGCAAACTCCACACAGAAGCGCCCCCTGCTGGATTATTCTTCTTTCAAGAAACGAGCATTGTTTGTTATCGATTGTTCAAAACAGGAGGAAAGCATGAAGGCATCCACAGTCGATGTGAAACTTGACATTGAAGCAAACATAGGTTTTCCCGAAAATACCAAAGTCTATTGCATCATAATTCACGATTGTGTAATGGAATACTTCCCCCTCaccgaaattgttaaaaacttgAACTAG
- the LOC130902933 gene encoding matrix metalloproteinase-2-like → MLIIILAAVLCPVLCVVDQQYAMKYLHRFGYANENDLTKLEDYLLSFQERYNIPATGELDENTIQLLNRPRCNVSEAASDDDHSFRVKSKWTKFDLKWYFPQATPEYLKVTKKAFEVWIVRGKHYFRANCQGRGECSSTFDGPRKVLAHAYFPKGNSCIELHIDADEKWDLSLDGSSSEDQTSLLMVLIHEIGHILGIAHSDIETAIMYPWYQFNIAPKLDEDDKMALEALYGPINSYVNNPFKPTSALPPTTKTLAHQPNEPDKNLCDIIPEYMFIAMADLTAVS, encoded by the exons ATGTTAATCATTATATTAGCTGCAGTACTATGTCCAGTACTATGCGTTGTCGACCAACAGTATGCTATGAAGTATTTACACCGGTTCGGGTAcgcaaatgaaaatgatttgacTAAACTTGAGGATTATTTGTTGAGTTTTCAAGAAAGATATAATATCCCTGCAACGGgagaattagatgaaaatacaATTCAACTTCTAAATAGACCAAGATGTAATGTGAGTGAAGCAGCTTCCGACGATGATCATTCTTTTAGAGTTAAATCAAAATggacaaaatttgatttgaaatggtATTTCCCTCAGGCAACTCCAGAATATCTTAAAGTAACCAAAAAGGCTTTTGAAGTGTGGA TTGTACGGGGAAAGCACTATTTTCGAGCAAATTGCCAAGGTAGAGGTGAGTGCTCCAGTACATTTGATGGGCCCAGAAAGGTGTTGGCACATGCTTATTTCCCAAAAGGCAACAGTTGTATAGAGCTTCATATTGATGCTGATGAGAAGTGGGATTTAAGTTTGGATGGATCAAGTTCAGAAGATCAGACTAGCCTACTTATGGtattaattcatgaaattggGCATATTTTAGGAATTGCTCACAGTGATATTGAGACAGCAATAATGTATCCATGGTATCAATTCAACATTGCTCCTAAATTGGATGAGGATGATAAAATGGCCCTTGAAGCTCTTTATGGACCAATCAATTCATATGTAAATAATCCTTTCAAACCCACATCAGCGCTGCCACCGACTACAAAGACACTTGCACATCAACCAAATGAACCGGATAAAAATTTATGCGACATAATACCGGAGTATATGTTCATTGCCATGGCtg ACTTGACAGCAGTCTCATAG